A region of the Agrobacterium sp. RAC06 genome:
GCCGACCGCCAACAAGGTCGGGCGCTCAGTGATGGCGGGTGCGATCGCCGGTGTGTTGGGGCTGACGACCTATGTCGCGCTGCTTCTGGCGCTCGGATTCTACCTGAGCGGCGTGATCGGTCCAGTCTATGCGGCTCTGGTCATTGCTGGCGTGACGGCGCTTTGCGCCATCATCGTCATTGTCGTGGTTCAGGCGATCAACCGTCGCGCCGAACGGCGCATGGAAGCCCGTCAAAGGGCTGCAAGGGCACGGCTGCCTGATCCGATGACGCTGCAGCTATTGGCCGGTGTGCCGGCGCTGATGAAGGGACGGTCCCTGCTGACTGCCGCGGCGATTGCAGCGGTCGCCTACGGGGTCGCCAAATCGCAAGGTATCGGCAGCGATCGTGATTGACGAGCGCTTTTGATTGCAGGCTGGGCTTTTCGAAGCCCGGCCGTCGACATGTCAGGGTTTCCTGGACCTGGCTTCTGCTTCCGCGTCGTGAAGCCTTTCCAGCAGGTCGAGAAGATGTGACGGAGTGCCTTCTTCCACGATGCTGTCGTAGTATCCACGAAGCTTTGAAGCTATGAGCGCGTTCGTGTTTTGCCGCTTTGCCTCGGACAGTTTCTTCGATTTGTTTCCATCCGGAGGGCCTTCAGCCATGTCTGTCCAGTTCCGTCAGTTTGCCAAGCGAGACGACAATTAACGTGATAAGCCCGAAGAGGCAAAAAAGTTCCAAAGACGATGGAACATTTTTTTCCGAGCCGCGTTTTCTGCCGAGTCCGCACCTTTATCCATTTCGATTGGAGAACTGCATGTCCCTTACTGCCCGCGTCGCTGTCCATCTTCCTTACCTGCGGCGTTATGCTCGCGCCGTCACCGGTTCGCAGACTTCCGGAGATGCCTATGTCGCAGCGGTCCTGGAAGCGCTGATCGCCGACATCTCCATTTTTCCCGACACTGGTGATGACCGTGTCGCTCTCTACAAGCTGTTCGTGACGATCTACGATTCAACCAAGGTCGAGCTTCCGCAGATCACCTCGCCCTTTGCCTGGGAAAAGCGGGCCGCCGCCAACCTTGCATCGGTGCCGACGCGCGCGCGCCACGCCTTCCTTCTGATCACGGTCGAAGGCTTCACCACCTCTGAAGCGGCCAGTGTGCTGAGCGTCGGCGAAGCCGAATTCAACGCGCTCTTCAACGAGGCCTCGATGGAAATCTCCCGCCAGGTGGCCACCGATATCATGATCATCGAAGACGAGCCTCTGATCGCGCTCGACATCGAGCAGATGGTCGAAGACCTCGGTCACCGCGTGACCGGCATCGCCCGTACCCATGCCGAAGCCGTCGATCTCTACAAGCGTACCAGCCCGAAAATGGTC
Encoded here:
- a CDS encoding NepR family anti-sigma factor is translated as MAEGPPDGNKSKKLSEAKRQNTNALIASKLRGYYDSIVEEGTPSHLLDLLERLHDAEAEARSRKP
- a CDS encoding response regulator, with amino-acid sequence MSLTARVAVHLPYLRRYARAVTGSQTSGDAYVAAVLEALIADISIFPDTGDDRVALYKLFVTIYDSTKVELPQITSPFAWEKRAAANLASVPTRARHAFLLITVEGFTTSEAASVLSVGEAEFNALFNEASMEISRQVATDIMIIEDEPLIALDIEQMVEDLGHRVTGIARTHAEAVDLYKRTSPKMVLADIQLADGSSGIDAVNDILKVDSIPVIFITAFPERLLTGERPEPAFLVTKPFNPDMVKALISQALFFNERVTEQA